The Erinaceus europaeus chromosome 4, mEriEur2.1, whole genome shotgun sequence genomic sequence ctccccccagcccaCAACTCCCCCAATGTGTCCATGGTGTGCCTCTCTGGCTACCTGCCTCAGGTTCTTCCCAGTTACTTGCTAGAATGCAGATTCCTGGGTTCCATCAGTCCTAAGGAATCTATCTCCCTGGAGTCTGCATCATGCCTGGGAGCCTAGGAGAAGGATGCCTATGCAGACTGCAAGAGGCCTCCCTCCGCCCAGTCATTCATGGGGCACTTACTCCAGCATAGCTCTGCTGCTGCCCAGTCTTAGTTGTGGGCATTCCAGTCTTGTTTTCATAAAGCTGGCCTCAGTGGTGCCCTTTCAGGCAgtgcctccccccctcccccgtctgTGCTGAGGGCTCACTGGGACTCCTCTGCAAGCTTAGACAGCTGTTTCCCATCTGTCCATACCTCGAGCAGCAGAGGGAACATGGGGCTGCAGCGTCTCTGTGCCCCATGGGAGAAGGCCCCCACCTGTGGTAGAACAGATTTCCATACCTGAAAATAGAATGTCTGGATGGGCTCCCCATCCTGGTCGTAGGTGAACTGGCCAAGATGTGTCCCCTCCTGTTGCAGGTCTTCATCGAACccctaaaaaaaaagagtgaaagtcAGGGGCTGTAGGGTCCTGAGCACTGGCCTTCCTGCTGGTCCCTGTGACAAGGTGCTCGGCTTAGGGCTGCTCCTTTCTCTGCAGTTTGAGATTACTAGGACCCACCCTGGGGTCCCCTCACTCCTCTGAAGGACCATCCCAACTTCACCCTCAGTGGAGACCACAGGGCACCCCCTTCAGGCCTGCTCCATCAGATACTCACAAAGATGGCAAAGTCCTTGGGGGCACTGGAGATGGTGCTGTTAGGTGACAGGGACTTGGGCACATGCTCTAAGGTCACAGCTGTGGGGCGGATGCGGGCAGAAAGACGGACCACGGCAAAGCCCTGAGGCCCCTGGAAGGCCCAGCAGTTGCCCGGGTGCACGTCTGGCTGGAGGGGAAGGAAGCCAGCTCAGCGTGAAGGGGAAGTCCCACCCGGGACACGGCAGCCCTAGGACTCCACGCACCCACCTGGAGAATGACTCGGGGTGACTGCGAGTGGTACCACAGTGGGATGCCGAAGAGACTGAGCAGAGCTGTCTTGGTCTCGTAGGTTTCCGAGCACCGGGTGCTGACAACACTGGCCCCTTAAAAAGAGCAGAAAGGCAGGGTGGCTGAGGGGGCCTGCCACAGAGGGGATGCAGACCCAGAGCTGCTCAGCTCACCAGTCAAGGGGAGCCCACACAGACCGTGGAGGAGCTGCTACTGCCATCTCTTCCATGGGCAGGTGCCACAGGCCCAGCCTCAGAACTTCACAACAACCTTGCCCTGGCCCTGTCCCGGGGTGCCCTGTACACCCAGACTCCCCTGAGCTGCTTCTGGTGTGAGTGAGTGCTAAGCTGGCTGGGTTCTCTCTGCTGATCTAGGGGACAGCCAGTGTGGAGGCGGGCTGAGGTGAAGCTAGTGGCCACACACCTCCGGACTCCAGGGCATAGTCCACCATCCCAATGCGGTCCTCGCTGTAGCGCTTCAGGGCCTGGTTTACAATGCGGTGCACCTGCTGAAAGACAAGCACCAGAGCCGGTGTGAGGGGGACCTCCTCCCGAGATGAGCCACACTGGTGTCCATCCCCAGGCCTCAGCCGTGCCTCCCCCACCAGTCCCAAAGCAAACATGAGGCCTCCTTTGAACCGCTGAGGTGCCAGCACACACAAGGCAGCTGGCGGCAAGGGGTAGCAGGTCTGTGGTTCCTGGGGAGGATACTGCGTGCGTGTGGGCAGGGGGCACTCCAGTGCCAGCGGGCCTTACCTCCTCTGTCATCCCATTTGCGCCTTCCTTCTGCAGTGTCAGCCCCAGGCTGGCCACTACCTCCTTTGCCGACTTGCCCTGCATCTTGGCCGTGTGGGCGAGGATCTTGCTCTCCAGTTCCTGCAGCTTAGCTTCCACCTCCTCCCTCTGGAGGAACCCAGCACGGGCTGCACCGCCTCTGAGAAGGAACTGACTGacccaggtggggaactgagactCCACCTAGGGGAAGAGAACAAGTGTCAGACCAGAGGGTCCTGCAGGGACGGTAGAGCAGCTGGAGTGCTGAGGTAGGCGCTGCCTAGCTTGGCGGGAGGACAGGGAAGGGATGCAGGCCCGCAGGGCAAAGGAGGAACTCCTTTCTATGCTGTCagcagaagcaggaagaacaGTCAGAGAGTCACCGCATGGCCCTGGAGATgatgcagtggatgaagtgtcAGACTCAGACATAGGGTACCAAGTCTgacccctggcatcatatgtgccagagtgatgctctggttctatctctgtctcttcccctctcatcaaaaaaaataaataggggggtcgggcagtagcgaagcgtgctaagtgcacgtggcacaaagcgcaaggaccgtcataaggatccagccccccggttccagcccctggctccccacctgcaggggagtcgcttcacaggcggtgaagcaggtctgcaggtgtctgtctttctctccccctctctgtcttcccctcctctctccatttctctctgtcctatcctacaacaaatgacataaacaacaacaataataaccacaacaaggctacaacaacaagggcaacaaaaaggggaaaaatggcctccaggagcagtggattcatggtgtaggcactgatgcccagcaataaccctggaggcaaaaaaaacaaataaataataaaagaaagaaagaaagccaccctCTAATGGGGGCAATTGCTGCTACCCCACACCCCCACTGGCTGAGCAGAACAGCACCAGGGGGCATCCTGTGAGATGAGAGCTGCTAGCACCAAGGGGCATCCCTTGAGATAAGAGCTGTTAAGAAGGCCTGCACCAGGGGGAGGGGCATTTCTAGCCAAGATAAGTTCCATATCCTCTTTTGTCTAGTTGCTTTGTATCTAAATAGCACACTGATTTTTTTGACacctccctgtgaaagttctttcACCTTGTCCTGCTCCTTTGACATGAAAATGTAATCATGATATAACCTGTtaaaaaaatgctatttaaaCCTGTGCTGTTCCTTTGTTCTGGGCAGAGAAAACTTCTCTTTTATCACCATAATTTTAGTTTAAGCTTTGTGTTTGGGCATAATTTCTGCAACAagaccaggtgcccaacaacagatgagtaactgagaaagctgtggtctgtttacacaatggaatactatgcagctattaagaacaatgaacccaccttctctgacccatcttggatggaattagaaggaattattttaattcatttctttatgtgaatgtatatttattacttttaattgcattgaaaacaagatttaaaaagaagaagaaaaaaaaaaagaaagccacccTCTGCTCCACGTCCACAGAAGTGGGTCTCATGGAGGTACTAAGGCACAGGGGCAAGAAACTGCCACACAGACTCCCAGGATAGCTGGCTTGGGAAGCTCACGCTCAGAAGAGGATTTTGCTGGCTCCAACTCACATCGTCTCGGACAGCCTGGATCTGCTGGGGCAGCAGGCCCACTTGGTCTGCTACTGAGTCCTGCTTCACGGTCAGGGTTGCCAGCTCCTGCCGCAGGCCTGCCAGCTGACCCTCCAGCCGGCTCAGCTCTTTCATGGAGTTCTCCCGGAAGGATTCCTGGGTCATCCTACACCCAGAGGGAAGAGGGTTATTGGATCCCTGCTAAGGAAAATGAGAGGATCCCCTAGCTGACTCCTGACAATTGCTTGTGTCTGCCATCCACACAGGGAACAAGGTGGGTCTTGGAGATTCTGACTGGAGACACAGCCCAGGTCTCTGCATGGGCTTACCCAGTCTTTTCCTGCTCCCTCTGCCAGATCACTGCCTCACTCTCATCCCTGACAAGCAAGATTATGGGGACATGGGAGGCAGCCTTCATGAGGTTGTGTGTCTAGAAAAGAACCCACAAATCCTAATTCTTTTGCAATCTCCCCCATACCCATGCCAGCCTCCACTGTAGTTCAAGGACAGATTCTAAGGAGGTGGTCCTGTGCTGGGTCTCAACCACCCCACTCTGCTTGGCAAGACAGAACTCTGCTCTCCAGGCCTGGACAGGCAGCAGTGGGAGACAGGGAAGGGGGCTGGCCCAGGCCAAATGACAGCACCCATTAATTACCTTTGCCAATCAGCCTTCAGCTGCTGGAGTCGAGTCTCAGACTCCTGTGGACAAGGAGAGACAAATAGAGGAAACACCAGGTTCAGATCAGCTGATCCTCCCGAGCATGATGCATTCAATTTGGGGGTTTCTGCTTCAGCACATCCCTGCCCCACAGTCTCCTGACTGGCCCAGAAAACACTGAGCAGGCCTGGCTAAGGTCCTCGTGAGAGTTTCCCCACACCTGGTATATTCACTTTTCCTCCCAGCATGCAATCCTTCCTGTTGTCAAATGTactcccaggggccaggtggtggtacatctggttaagtgtacatgtttttatgttcaaggacctgggttcaagcccctgatgcccacctgcagggggaaaacttcacaagcagtgaagcagtgatgcagatgtctctctccttaccctgtcccctctcaatttctctatgccctatcAAACTAAGttcaataaataagtcaataaatatccCAGCATATTATCAGTGTCCCAGCCAGGGGTCTTCAGTTTGAACAGAGGTTGGGAGGAGACACTCCCCTTCTTATTCTACGTCTAAGCAGATTTATTAGGTGAAGAAGGGGCCCAAGTTATGTGTCCTTCTGTTAGCATAAGAACAGCAGTGTCACTCTGTCCCAGTCCCACTCAGTGTGGGCCCCCAGTGTTCCCAAGCACACTGACCTGGGAGGCCTGGACTATTTTCTTGAAGAGGTCTTCCAAGTCCTGTTGATGTTCTGTCCTCAAAGCCCCCAGTTCCTCCTGTAGGACATGAAGGAGAAAGGCCGAGGGTCTTACTACATGGTGCTTGTAGTCCTCACACAACCAGGAATTTACACCAGGCTGCATTCTCCGGTGAGGGCAGACAGGCCTGGCCCGCACCACTCACCTGGGGGCAGGCCTGAGTTCCTACAGAAGCATACCCACAGGGCACACCGCTCTGTGCCCACCTGGATCTGAGCGGCAGTGTCCCTGCGGAAGTCTTCCTTCAGGGCTGCCTCGTGACGGCTCACCAGCCCCTCCAGCAGCACCAGGGTGTCCTCATGGCTCAGACTGCCGCCACCCCCATCACCAGAGGCTCCCTGCCGCAGCTCCAAGCGCTCCAGCCGCATGGCCTCCTTCTGCCAGTGGGAGGAAAACTCTGCAGCCAGAGCTTCCAGGCGCCGTTCCAGAGAGTGTACCCGGGACAGAATGCGCTGCTCAGCCTGGTGGGGCCAGGAGGAAAAAGCCACAGAGGTGAGGGCCCATGGCAGAGTGCCTCCTGAAGGCGGGGCTGCAGGAAAGGCAGAGAATCCCAGAATGCTCAAACATGAGCACACACTGCGCTCTGGGGACAGCCTCTGTTCTGCAGGTGGGTGAGCTCCTCTGGGTCCAACCCTCCCCACCTCACACCCCCGCAGCACCATGGGGGAGCACCGTGGATGGCACTGGAGGATCCCCATGAAGGGTGGAACCAAGCTGTGTCTCCCCTTTCTTGTGTTTCTCCATCTTTCCCATCTCTCATTAAAGAATAAAACTCGAAAATTAGGCTGCTCAGTGGTATTGCACAAGTGAGAGCCTGTGGGCTCATTAAAACTATGTGATGTccggagctgggcagtagtgcagcaggttaaacgcatgtggtgcaaagcccaaggactggcataaggatcctggtttgagcccccggctccccacctgtaagggagtcgcttcacaggcggtgaagcaggtctgcaggtgtctgtctttttctccccctctctgtcttctcctcctctctccatttctctctgtcctatccaacaatgacatcaataacaacaacaataataactacaacaataaaacaagggcaacaaaaagggaaaatgaataaataaatattaaaaaaaaaacctatgtgaTGTCAAGTTAAATCCAGCAAAGTGCAAGCAATCCAAGTAACTATAATTAGGGAATAAGGACTTTTAAATTTTCCATCCCTGACACCAGGGCATGCATTCGGGTGTTCTGCTTATTCAAGCACTACTGTCACCCCCATTGAGTCTCAGTCTGACCTGAAAAACAGCCACTGTCATCCTTCCTTTCCCATCGAGCCCTCTGCCAAGTGGCCCTGTTGGTTGGTGCTCCCAACTGGGCTAGAGCCCGTttatccctccctatctctcagaCTGCCTTTGGTCAGTAGAACATGGACAAAAAGGCAACATCTTGGTTCTAAATCTTGCCTTCTAAAGGTCCAATCTACGTCTGCTCTCCTGGCAGGAAAAGCAGCCCAGGCAAGCCTGCCAGATGACAAGAAATGGTGGACAACAGCTCACCCAAGTGAAGCCTGGACAGTCCCTCCAGCTGGTCCATTGGTGACTGCAGACATGCAGGGGCCCAGCCAAGAGGGGTCCTGCCCCCCACAGGCCCCACAGACATAGAAGCTAACCAGACTGTTGTTAgggttgcacttttttttttaaaggttatagAAAGTTTGTTTGAGTCAACAAGTTAAGAAACAGTCACCAAGACAAGGGCAGACAGTCAAAAGGTACCATTTGGCTCAGAGGTGAAACACAGGGAGATGTGTCAGCCATGAGAGAGCCAGCTGCCTCTGTGCTGGCTTTTTTAAGAGTAGCTTTTTGTGGTGACAGGCAAACGATCAAGGAAGGGGTTATCTAACTCACAGGAGGCCGCCTCGGGAAACATCTGAAattcaactgaaagcagacaaagCAAACAAGCAGATTTGTCAGCTTCCTTTATCTTTTATCTCCTGTGGGGTGATTGTAAGTAATATTTACTTACATGCAAACTAGTCCCCCAAACACTGACCCATACCCCACACAGGAGACAGAAGGAGCCCTATAGAAGAGGTTCCTCTCAAGGCTCTTATATGAGATGGAAGGGCAAGTACACACTGAGGGAAGAGCACGGGGTCTTAAGGCGCCCACCTGGAAATGGGGGGAGTCCCTGGACGCCCACACCCCTTGCTGCCTGCTGGCATCCTTTGCTTCCCACCAGGAGACTATGGCAGGGTGGAAGGTCTGCAGTCCGTAGGGATAGAAGTACCAAGCACCTGTACAGAGGGGGAGGGGGTTAGTGAGCCAGAGTCTCAAGCACCCAGGTCTAGTCTGGTGAGGATGGCTGCCCCACCAACACTGCTTTTCAGCAGCCTGTCTCATTCAGTGAGCTGTGCTTCAGCAGGGAGACAGCACACATGGAGAGGACAGCTCCCCAGACACCCCAGAGCCTCTGTCTGCTCACATGCCTCGGGGGTTCCTTATCTTTCTGTAGCTGGTAGCCCAGAGCAAAGGGGCCGGGGGCCACCCAGGGCTAGAGCAGAGTCCCAGGCTGTAAAACACGCCTGAATCATCCAGAGATCCAGAGAGCTTTTAAGACACCAgtgtctctgcccctcccccatccAGAGAATGAGTGAGTTAATTAGTGGGGGGAGGGTGGCTCTGTTGTAAAATCTCCCCAGGTGACTCTGATGGGCTGCCAAGGCCGAGCCACTGAAACAGAATGCACCCCCAAAGGGGGACTTGATTTAGGGCCTCCTGCTCAGAGGTCTTGATTCTTGAGCTGTGTAGGGTTGAGCCCGAGATAGCCATGGTAACGAGGCACACGGGCCATCTAGCCACTGACCCCAAGCAGGTGCATGAGGAAGCTCTGGCCTCCCACACCAGCCTGCCCTTCCAACAAGCCTCGCCTGCTGCACTCGGAGCAGGACAGGCCAGCCTCTCAGACCTGCGTGTGCATGTCCTGGTGATGCCACCATGACCTCAGCTTCACCACACCCACGAGACAGtggtaaaattaaaattaaatcatgacactctatcaaatgaaaatatgATATGACACACAGAGAACATGCTTTCTGAACAAAATACTAGAGGCATAAAGggtcaccattattattattatttaaaaaaattttttaaaaatatttatttatttattccctttgttgcccttgttgttttattgttgaagttattattgttgttgttgttgttggataggacagagagaaatggagagaggaggggaagacagagaggaggaaggagagaaagagagacacctgcagacctgcttcaccacctgtgaagcgactcccctgcaggtggggagccggggctcgaaccgggatccttatgccggtccttgtgctttgcgccacctgcgcttaaccctctgctctacagcccgactcctgggtcACCATTATTTTTTAAGGATGATGCCCAGCCTCTACAAGCTATGAACAAGCCATTCCTGACAGGAAGCaaaaaacacacagaaaaatgTCCTAGCTTAGACACAAAACCTATTAAGACCAGTTCTCTAAAATATCAATAATGTAAGGCATGCTCTTTATAAAGTGGTGTCATCTTTAGAACTGAGTCTGGGGGCCATCTGGGGGATCTCATTTGAAATTGTCAAAGGAAAAGTTGAACACAAGGTATATATAATGACTCTGTAAAAATCCAGAAGCCCTGGGGCTAAGGAGATAACTCACTGAGTAAGGTGCCTGCATGTCCTAATTAATGCAGCCCAGGTTCCAACCCTGGCGCCACCTGAGAGGTGCCgtggcaccagaggaagtttcatgctgtatgttttctcttctcctccctttgatttctctccatgtctgtctAGATGAAAAAGTGGCCTGTAGCAGTAAATATGTGCATGCATGAGCCCTCCCACCCAACACACATGCGCGTGTGTGCACAGGCGCATgcgcgcatacacacacacacacacatgccctgctttgccatggacatggccaggttcaagcctagcctccATTGCACTGGAGGAGTTTCAGCTCtgtggggtgtctgtctgtctgtctatagatctatctatttatctatctttcttGTCTCTATCTGGAGAAGACAGCATGGAGCATTGAAGTCCTGGtgacaaggacaataaaagttAAAGCCCAAGGTAGGGAACAGTAGAGACCATCTCACAACTGACAGTTGTTTTAGTACAAAAAGATGTACATTATACTTCTCTTtactaattgattttttaaatatttattttatttatttattcccttttgttgcccttgttttattgttgtagttattattgttgttgtcgttgttggataggacagagagaaatggagagaggaggggaagacagagaggaggagagaaagatagacacctgcagaccagcttcactgcatgtgaagtgactcccctgcaggtggggttgattttttttttttaacagctaagGATTGATCTTGGCACAGAGGGAACAT encodes the following:
- the SUN2 gene encoding SUN domain-containing protein 2; this translates as MSRRSQRLSRYSQGDDDGGSSSSGGSSVMGSQSTLFKDSPLRTLKRKASSVKRLSPAPQLGPSSDGHTSYYSESMVRESYVGSPRAVSLARSALLDSQLHGEPYWGEYLRVRKRRGTGDTESSKMNGLPENKVSEDFLGSSSGYSSEDDYTGCSETEQRSSGSRLGAAVSRAASFLWTVVTFPGHLFGLLYWWVGTTWYRLTTAASLLDVFVLTRRFSSMKTFLWFLLLLLLLTGLTYGAWYFYPYGLQTFHPAIVSWWEAKDASRQQGVWASRDSPHFQAEQRILSRVHSLERRLEALAAEFSSHWQKEAMRLERLELRQGASGDGGGGSLSHEDTLVLLEGLVSRHEAALKEDFRRDTAAQIQEELGALRTEHQQDLEDLFKKIVQASQESETRLQQLKADWQRMTQESFRENSMKELSRLEGQLAGLRQELATLTVKQDSVADQVGLLPQQIQAVRDDVESQFPTWVSQFLLRGGAARAGFLQREEVEAKLQELESKILAHTAKMQGKSAKEVVASLGLTLQKEGANGMTEEQVHRIVNQALKRYSEDRIGMVDYALESGGASVVSTRCSETYETKTALLSLFGIPLWYHSQSPRVILQPDVHPGNCWAFQGPQGFAVVRLSARIRPTAVTLEHVPKSLSPNSTISSAPKDFAIFGFDEDLQQEGTHLGQFTYDQDGEPIQTFYFQDPKMSTYQVVELRILTNWGHPEYTCIYRFRVHGEPAH